A section of the Leptospira kobayashii genome encodes:
- a CDS encoding RHS repeat-associated core domain-containing protein: MNVFLEDFILRKFVSFAIFLLLISVCCFSFMGGGQLPLPLPDINGDSSGNAVTSIPLEIPEGTKGLTPELSFSYHSGSGNGLLGRGWSLSGAGYIKRDLGYGINYNSTDRFLSSDHGQLVDSLGNRSVYYTEEESYVSFYPQGDSGQGPTGFIAYDKEGTRYTFGGVGAQLTHPNGAVRIWGLAEVREVHGETIQYEWIVNQGELYPSKITYAGGKRYIQFEYEGRSDAYPEYSEKAYTLKNWRLNRVKFYSDDSLVHSYILSYGSEPGTGDSLLTKVEFKKDSLLSLSTHLPLEFSYTPRHSGIMAKLNAGGATPLSNGYGSEIDMEDRGYQLIKQIIFAVISMKVSQPSKNQVKEDKLKNKMTPSFYPKAAGGSSDGFDFNALNVDINRYNPETQYIARYPIGNKNRDMCNWGPLACICTVFPMCPPAVRIKCGEYTFFGMDSCNNGVLSPNRSNFATDINGDGISEFSRLLGKMDGDQIYIRTNDFATGASFDSPRFPIKYNTYSDTADIDGDGKTDFLYERSGILHVAYSNGSGLDNPIAYPQVLLTQSSQNYTRTSNYTNRDYAVDVNRDGRADFIHFYDNRMSVYLSVGRGFQSERVIWFTGRSLVLETMDTNPFIAHRMNQFSDIDGDGIPEHLHILNVNPPPEQSQLSAVTTRHDQELAAADAERQAYKDQINHVVNGWGATEGVINALSLKLHPDQRALYWDLVSRPGEATQEQKDELYKSVDRQFSEDVMKDLTERQADELDQEINRIKNVSLDSSVYHLIVTKLILAENRMDQFAIALPRDAVGAGGKNWLVDVNKDGLPDLLSLTNRNSHFNPYNYGTEDPYTFTNQVKVIMNTGGSFDTGNVIVSGLSTVIKPDRFAEKNDPYMEKAQSFDFTDIDENGTLDFVVKEMGNLSYHVYYGQGNGQFSGRFDFAVESEEIVASRFEDRNEDGIPDFFYQYGKNAVTRQLVLDSPAVTGGLLKRVTNGVNGAETVLNYNWKKSVSGAVLKGTGSYSTSLPNLAPQMLFTSVSSSKGAGLPIESTDYSYSNSRYKPGDLDTSISYGFETVTERNYINGGFVGRTVTSYIQNPTFPGMVSSKESYAGNDSLVERIAFAYSSYAPHGGTKLKLPTTITTMVYENGQVKDQKTQSITYQSAFAYEPSVVEETWNGRTTRKETSYQSNGSLQILAQPTENKTYIDGSLVEHTKQTYQAADLATQSRLVGNGEWYTSIYTYDGIGNVSSVTDSLGRTLSYEYGDLTRSKPTVVRNALGQSTTTVFDPKSDLEMSVVDSNGNKVESEYDTYDRKTKTIINGETLESYDYSFDGSSIIATKTTHTDEGDVWLKETKDLLGQTTKTESLAGDGNTFTEESRYDVKGREIQRSNRYLTGDSPVWSLTSYYLASEDTSERPRQIISYTGEVSEFTYGLHKTTANTSFQSEIIRSEELITDDFGQLVTKSINGETMSYAYSSQGKLIRVTDPGSGTTTMQYDIGGRKTSQTDSNSGTTTYTYNVAGELLTQADARGITHRYETDHLGRVTKLIPGSENPILFEYDRSNSVATTNVIGRLSKVTDETGITEFAYDRKGNVIAEKRILDDLQVIFQRTYDAFDRVKTTKYPEGTLVRNHYTGTGQLGFLTMDSHDGNSLNHTVVSYEGPKRDGNGYYIERKTGNGILTKIEFDPLRQRPLSYQTRLKDNSLEQSVSMSYDAKGNIISIQDQMNESRNQNFEYDNLNRVTKAIGKYGEEGYTYQRNGNLTKKGAFTYSYDNPNHIHAVTKANSANTGILSYSYDEIGNMIQRNGDTYRYNAIGKLAEVVSSGGDRFEYKYDFAGNRIKKTLLNLGTVTYSFGNSYEIYRSPGQPEKHTMFVIGAQGDLAAQYSRSDANLIQSLASNDWMVNPFCKDVAIDCTKYWENRIGFNFITILAETNLYVDGKFREGHRGIPWLLLTIALFVYVYKTKEGHLPEVKDSFAKKITSEAFGISFLPATSVFFQKQLPRYVTSLLVVIFSFTSTVGCFPLLLGGGEGETGTPIWLLGMTGVPATTQSVADENSGSGGSGGSGSAGNARVDGMYFYHSDHLGSVTMVTDGNGNVLAGGERGGKSHITYKPYGEILRTDSYGPDIMKYKYTGQEEDKETGLYYYKARYYDASLGRFLSNDNMIFPGQTQGMNRSMYVEGNPVKYKDPSGNRISNSWMMAAVVYAMVKDDNSMGSLQKGAWIAMAYKKGRAKDINRRQDYQNWDISKGVDWYVDKTMGAVNKFTDFFKKYHPVHALDRASREGRLDPERKGRRQAKKDYYYDTILTINCGPGGRLDGYSICVAIKNNYVNRYKDTFPSGYITGRVLDAATSVPCGSGGSVGVQTTSNNYGSVTVTSIWSLFLNSIVNVLNQTSASGQINDNCTKNI, from the coding sequence TTGAATGTTTTTTTAGAGGATTTTATTTTGCGTAAATTTGTTTCTTTTGCAATTTTCCTTCTGTTAATTTCTGTTTGTTGTTTTTCTTTCATGGGAGGGGGGCAATTACCGCTTCCTTTACCCGATATAAACGGCGATTCAAGTGGTAATGCAGTTACGAGCATTCCCCTGGAGATTCCTGAAGGGACAAAGGGACTTACTCCCGAGCTTAGCTTTTCTTATCACTCAGGATCGGGTAACGGACTTTTGGGAAGAGGGTGGTCACTATCAGGTGCAGGTTACATTAAACGAGATTTAGGTTATGGAATTAATTACAATTCCACCGATAGATTTTTATCTTCCGACCATGGTCAGTTAGTAGATTCACTAGGGAATCGTTCTGTTTATTATACAGAAGAGGAAAGTTATGTCTCATTTTATCCTCAAGGGGATTCAGGTCAGGGACCAACTGGATTTATTGCTTATGATAAAGAAGGAACAAGGTATACGTTTGGCGGGGTAGGTGCTCAATTAACTCATCCTAATGGAGCAGTTCGTATTTGGGGTCTTGCGGAGGTTAGGGAAGTGCATGGAGAAACAATCCAGTATGAATGGATTGTCAACCAGGGGGAATTGTATCCTTCCAAGATTACTTATGCAGGCGGCAAGAGATATATTCAATTTGAATACGAAGGCAGATCAGACGCATACCCTGAATATTCTGAAAAAGCTTACACATTAAAGAACTGGAGGCTGAATAGGGTAAAATTTTACTCCGATGATTCTTTGGTTCATTCTTATATTCTATCTTATGGAAGTGAACCTGGGACGGGAGATAGCTTACTTACTAAGGTTGAATTTAAGAAGGACTCTTTATTATCCCTTTCCACTCATCTGCCTTTAGAGTTTTCTTATACACCTAGACATTCTGGAATTATGGCAAAGCTAAATGCAGGAGGTGCTACACCTCTTTCTAACGGTTATGGTTCTGAAATTGATATGGAAGATAGAGGTTATCAATTAATCAAACAAATCATCTTTGCTGTTATCTCTATGAAAGTAAGCCAGCCTTCTAAGAATCAAGTGAAGGAAGACAAGTTAAAGAATAAAATGACTCCTTCCTTCTATCCGAAAGCGGCTGGTGGTTCCAGTGATGGATTTGATTTTAACGCTTTAAATGTGGATATAAACAGATATAATCCTGAAACTCAGTATATCGCTCGTTATCCTATTGGAAATAAAAATAGGGATATGTGCAATTGGGGACCACTTGCTTGTATTTGTACTGTATTTCCGATGTGCCCTCCCGCAGTAAGAATCAAATGCGGGGAATATACATTCTTCGGAATGGATTCTTGTAATAACGGAGTTTTAAGTCCTAATCGTTCTAATTTTGCGACAGATATCAATGGAGATGGTATTTCTGAATTTTCCAGACTGCTCGGAAAAATGGATGGAGATCAAATTTATATTCGCACAAATGATTTTGCTACAGGAGCGAGCTTTGATTCTCCTAGGTTTCCAATTAAATATAATACGTACTCCGACACAGCAGATATAGACGGAGATGGTAAGACGGATTTTCTCTATGAAAGGTCAGGGATTTTGCATGTTGCTTATTCCAATGGTTCAGGCTTGGATAATCCTATCGCTTACCCTCAAGTATTATTGACTCAATCTTCACAGAACTATACAAGAACTTCCAATTACACAAATAGAGATTATGCGGTCGATGTAAATCGGGACGGAAGGGCAGACTTTATTCATTTTTATGATAACAGGATGTCCGTTTATCTTTCTGTGGGTAGGGGTTTCCAATCAGAACGAGTCATTTGGTTTACAGGAAGAAGTCTTGTTCTAGAGACAATGGATACCAATCCGTTTATTGCTCACAGAATGAATCAATTTTCTGATATAGATGGAGATGGAATTCCTGAACATTTACATATACTCAATGTTAATCCTCCGCCAGAACAATCTCAGTTAAGTGCGGTAACTACTAGACATGATCAAGAATTAGCTGCCGCAGATGCAGAAAGACAAGCATACAAAGATCAAATCAATCATGTCGTAAATGGATGGGGGGCAACGGAAGGAGTTATCAATGCATTGTCTTTGAAATTACACCCTGACCAAAGAGCACTTTACTGGGATTTAGTGAGCCGTCCTGGAGAAGCTACGCAAGAACAAAAAGATGAATTGTATAAGTCCGTAGATCGTCAGTTTTCTGAAGATGTAATGAAGGATTTAACGGAAAGGCAAGCGGATGAATTAGATCAGGAAATCAATCGAATTAAAAATGTGAGTCTGGATTCTTCCGTTTATCATTTGATAGTCACCAAACTTATTTTAGCTGAAAATCGAATGGATCAATTTGCCATAGCACTTCCCAGAGACGCAGTAGGAGCAGGTGGAAAAAATTGGCTAGTAGATGTAAACAAAGACGGACTACCCGATCTATTATCTTTAACCAATAGGAATAGTCATTTTAATCCATACAATTACGGAACGGAAGACCCTTATACTTTTACTAACCAAGTGAAAGTAATTATGAATACAGGTGGAAGTTTTGATACTGGGAATGTGATTGTTTCTGGTCTTTCTACCGTTATCAAACCAGACAGATTTGCAGAAAAGAATGATCCTTATATGGAAAAAGCACAAAGCTTTGATTTCACTGATATAGATGAAAACGGGACACTAGATTTTGTTGTGAAGGAAATGGGGAATCTTTCCTATCATGTTTACTATGGGCAAGGTAATGGTCAATTTTCTGGCAGATTTGATTTTGCTGTGGAGTCGGAAGAGATTGTAGCAAGCAGATTTGAAGATAGGAACGAAGATGGAATACCTGATTTCTTCTATCAATACGGAAAGAATGCCGTCACAAGACAATTGGTATTGGATTCTCCTGCTGTTACAGGGGGACTCCTCAAACGTGTCACCAATGGTGTGAACGGAGCTGAAACAGTTCTCAATTATAACTGGAAAAAATCTGTTTCTGGAGCAGTCCTTAAAGGAACTGGAAGTTATAGTACCAGTCTACCAAACCTTGCTCCTCAGATGTTGTTTACAAGTGTATCTTCCTCAAAAGGTGCGGGATTGCCTATAGAAAGCACAGATTATTCTTATTCTAACTCACGTTATAAACCAGGTGATTTGGATACAAGTATCAGTTATGGATTTGAAACAGTTACCGAAAGAAACTATATCAATGGCGGTTTTGTCGGAAGAACTGTTACTAGCTATATCCAAAATCCGACCTTTCCAGGGATGGTCTCTAGTAAAGAGAGCTATGCAGGTAACGATAGCTTAGTGGAAAGAATTGCTTTTGCTTATTCCAGTTATGCACCACATGGAGGAACCAAGTTAAAGCTACCCACAACTATTACAACCATGGTATATGAAAATGGACAGGTTAAAGATCAGAAAACACAATCTATCACTTACCAAAGTGCATTTGCTTATGAACCGAGTGTAGTGGAAGAAACTTGGAACGGAAGAACTACGAGGAAAGAAACAAGTTATCAATCTAATGGCTCATTGCAAATTTTAGCTCAACCAACAGAAAATAAAACCTATATTGACGGAAGTTTAGTGGAGCATACCAAACAAACCTACCAAGCTGCTGACCTTGCCACTCAAAGTAGGCTTGTCGGAAATGGGGAATGGTATACTTCAATTTATACTTATGATGGAATTGGAAATGTAAGCAGTGTTACTGATTCTTTAGGAAGAACATTGTCTTACGAATATGGTGATTTGACAAGGAGTAAGCCGACTGTAGTAAGAAATGCGTTAGGTCAATCAACTACAACTGTGTTTGATCCCAAGAGTGATTTGGAGATGAGTGTAGTTGACTCCAATGGAAATAAAGTAGAATCAGAATATGATACTTACGATCGCAAAACAAAGACAATCATCAACGGGGAAACTTTGGAAAGTTATGATTACTCATTTGATGGAAGTTCAATTATCGCAACTAAAACGACTCACACGGATGAAGGTGACGTTTGGTTAAAAGAAACAAAGGATTTACTAGGTCAAACTACTAAAACAGAATCTCTTGCGGGAGATGGAAATACATTTACGGAAGAAAGTAGATACGATGTAAAAGGAAGAGAGATCCAACGGTCGAATCGCTATTTAACAGGAGATAGCCCTGTTTGGAGTTTAACCAGCTACTATCTTGCAAGTGAAGACACAAGTGAGCGTCCAAGGCAGATTATATCTTATACTGGTGAGGTAAGTGAATTCACCTATGGACTCCATAAAACAACTGCCAATACTAGTTTTCAGTCGGAAATTATCAGATCGGAAGAGCTGATAACCGATGATTTCGGGCAACTGGTTACTAAATCAATTAACGGTGAAACTATGAGTTATGCTTATAGTTCGCAAGGAAAACTTATTAGAGTTACAGATCCAGGAAGCGGGACCACTACGATGCAATATGATATTGGTGGTAGAAAAACAAGCCAGACGGATAGCAATTCGGGAACGACCACTTATACTTACAATGTTGCGGGTGAATTATTAACTCAAGCTGATGCAAGGGGAATCACACATAGATATGAGACGGATCATTTGGGAAGAGTGACGAAACTTATTCCAGGAAGTGAAAACCCAATTCTTTTTGAATATGACAGGTCCAATTCGGTTGCAACTACGAATGTAATTGGAAGACTTTCTAAAGTTACCGATGAAACTGGAATCACTGAATTCGCTTATGATCGTAAGGGAAACGTAATCGCCGAAAAACGAATCTTGGATGATTTGCAGGTGATCTTCCAAAGAACATATGATGCGTTCGATCGAGTCAAAACTACTAAGTATCCCGAAGGAACGCTTGTTAGAAATCATTATACAGGAACGGGGCAGCTTGGATTTTTAACCATGGATTCCCATGATGGAAATAGTTTGAACCATACGGTTGTAAGTTATGAAGGACCTAAGAGAGATGGAAACGGATACTATATAGAAAGAAAAACGGGAAATGGAATTCTTACAAAAATAGAATTTGATCCGCTACGTCAAAGACCTTTATCTTATCAAACTAGATTGAAGGATAATTCTTTAGAACAATCGGTAAGTATGTCCTACGATGCAAAAGGGAATATTATATCCATTCAAGATCAAATGAATGAAAGCCGTAATCAAAATTTTGAATATGATAATTTGAATCGAGTTACCAAAGCGATAGGAAAGTATGGAGAAGAAGGATATACTTATCAAAGGAATGGAAACTTAACTAAAAAGGGGGCTTTTACATACTCGTATGATAATCCAAATCATATTCATGCGGTTACGAAAGCAAATAGCGCAAATACAGGAATCCTTAGTTATTCCTACGATGAAATTGGAAATATGATTCAAAGAAACGGAGATACTTATCGCTATAACGCAATAGGGAAGCTTGCGGAAGTGGTAAGTAGCGGTGGAGACAGATTTGAATATAAATACGATTTTGCGGGAAATCGAATTAAGAAGACATTGTTAAACCTGGGAACAGTTACTTATAGTTTTGGTAATAGTTATGAAATTTATAGATCTCCAGGTCAGCCAGAAAAACATACTATGTTTGTCATTGGAGCGCAAGGTGATCTAGCAGCACAGTACAGCAGAAGTGATGCGAACTTAATTCAATCTTTAGCATCTAATGATTGGATGGTGAATCCATTTTGCAAAGACGTAGCCATTGATTGCACTAAATATTGGGAAAATCGAATTGGATTTAATTTTATTACCATACTTGCGGAAACGAATTTATATGTAGATGGAAAGTTCAGAGAAGGGCATAGAGGAATTCCTTGGTTATTATTGACTATTGCGTTGTTTGTATATGTATATAAAACAAAAGAAGGTCACTTACCAGAAGTCAAAGATTCCTTTGCAAAAAAGATCACATCTGAAGCATTTGGAATTTCATTTTTACCAGCTACATCCGTCTTCTTTCAAAAACAATTGCCACGTTATGTTACTAGCCTCTTGGTTGTTATTTTTTCTTTTACTTCTACAGTGGGATGTTTTCCTCTTCTTTTGGGTGGCGGTGAAGGTGAGACAGGGACTCCTATTTGGTTGCTTGGAATGACAGGAGTTCCTGCAACGACTCAGTCCGTAGCTGATGAGAACTCAGGAAGTGGTGGAAGCGGAGGCTCTGGTTCCGCAGGAAATGCACGGGTGGATGGAATGTATTTTTACCACTCTGATCATTTGGGATCAGTGACAATGGTTACAGATGGGAACGGAAATGTTCTAGCAGGTGGCGAACGAGGTGGAAAGAGTCATATAACATATAAACCATACGGTGAGATTCTACGAACAGATTCCTACGGACCAGATATAATGAAATATAAATATACTGGGCAAGAAGAAGATAAAGAGACGGGGCTTTATTATTATAAAGCAAGATATTACGACGCCTCTTTGGGAAGGTTCCTATCTAATGATAATATGATCTTTCCTGGGCAAACACAAGGAATGAACCGAAGTATGTATGTGGAAGGGAATCCTGTGAAATATAAAGACCCAAGTGGGAATCGAATCAGCAATTCCTGGATGATGGCGGCAGTTGTGTATGCTATGGTGAAAGATGATAATAGTATGGGGTCTCTACAAAAGGGAGCTTGGATAGCAATGGCTTACAAGAAGGGTAGAGCAAAAGATATCAATCGTAGGCAAGATTATCAGAATTGGGATATTAGTAAGGGAGTGGATTGGTATGTAGATAAAACAATGGGTGCTGTTAATAAATTTACTGATTTTTTTAAGAAATATCACCCTGTTCATGCATTAGATAGGGCATCCAGAGAGGGTCGTTTAGATCCAGAACGCAAAGGTAGGCGTCAAGCGAAGAAGGATTATTATTATGATACAATATTGACTATCAACTGCGGTCCTGGTGGGCGTTTGGATGGTTATAGCATATGTGTTGCAATAAAGAATAATTATGTTAACCGTTATAAAGATACATTTCCTAGTGGTTATATAACTGGACGTGTACTTGATGCGGCAACATCTGTTCCTTGTGGTTCTGGAGGCTCGGTCGGTGTTCAGACTACGTCAAACAATTATGGATCTGTTACCGTTACGAGCATTTGGAGTTTATTTTTAAATAGCATCGTTAATGTTTTAAATCAAACTAGCGCAAGTGGGCAAATAAATGACAACTGTACAAAAAATATTTAA
- a CDS encoding TolC family protein, whose product MYSYFLRRNRLFHKTISILIFLFVYPLVSAESSKKEVGLNEIINLAEKNSPLLMSMNSDLESLYYKKKQEGMTQNPSVTIDYGQRKAANESGAEYSFQFEQPIYYPGRKELKQLLVDNDAKIKEVQYAEANNSIRLNSVKFAYRYFIADQKRNHVKERIRRLSKMETYIKARPFITPQAKTDLFIIERRLLGLKKHFNDLELDASKNYESMNFFLRMESVPILSLPFFNEGIKFDQADLLKKSMNRNPMILAAKGEIEKAKTELRMANLEKYPDYSVVSQVGEDRSGVSNRFFDLGLKFRVPLWDRYQNKVGSAETNLEAKASKLTYQESLIGMTFNQAFLDYEQSKVNIKLFNLSKLDEIERDLNFADVEFTKARIQLISYLELENQLHETHHAILDAQQTHIEAFLNLLYITNEKEIIGVLKNVSQTFEYNFK is encoded by the coding sequence ATGTACTCATATTTTCTAAGACGAAATCGTCTTTTCCACAAAACTATTTCTATACTGATATTTCTATTCGTTTATCCTTTGGTTTCTGCTGAATCCAGCAAAAAAGAGGTAGGTTTAAATGAAATTATAAATTTAGCAGAGAAAAATTCACCTTTGCTTATGTCGATGAATTCCGATTTGGAATCATTGTATTATAAAAAAAAGCAGGAAGGAATGACCCAAAATCCATCCGTTACCATCGACTACGGACAAAGAAAAGCTGCAAACGAATCTGGAGCTGAATATTCTTTCCAGTTTGAGCAACCAATTTATTACCCAGGAAGAAAAGAACTCAAACAACTGCTTGTTGATAATGATGCAAAGATAAAAGAAGTTCAGTATGCGGAAGCAAATAATTCAATTCGTTTGAATTCGGTTAAGTTCGCATACCGTTATTTCATTGCAGATCAAAAAAGGAATCATGTTAAAGAAAGAATTAGAAGGCTTTCCAAGATGGAGACTTATATAAAGGCGAGACCATTTATAACCCCTCAAGCCAAAACGGATCTTTTTATTATAGAAAGGCGATTACTCGGCTTAAAGAAACATTTTAACGATTTGGAATTGGATGCTTCCAAAAATTATGAATCAATGAATTTCTTTTTGCGAATGGAATCGGTTCCCATTCTATCTCTCCCTTTTTTTAACGAAGGAATCAAATTTGATCAAGCGGATCTTCTTAAAAAATCAATGAATCGGAATCCTATGATTCTTGCCGCAAAAGGAGAAATAGAAAAAGCGAAAACAGAGCTTCGGATGGCAAACTTGGAAAAATATCCTGACTATTCCGTAGTCAGCCAGGTAGGGGAAGACCGTTCAGGTGTCTCCAACCGTTTCTTCGATCTTGGATTGAAATTTAGAGTTCCTCTTTGGGATAGGTATCAGAACAAAGTCGGCTCCGCAGAAACCAACCTGGAAGCTAAGGCGAGTAAGCTTACCTATCAGGAAAGTCTGATAGGTATGACTTTTAATCAGGCATTTTTGGATTACGAACAATCAAAAGTAAATATCAAATTATTCAATTTATCAAAGTTAGATGAAATTGAAAGAGACTTGAATTTTGCGGATGTGGAGTTTACCAAAGCACGAATTCAGCTCATCAGTTACTTGGAATTGGAAAATCAACTCCATGAAACACATCATGCCATTTTAGATGCCCAGCAGACTCATATAGAAGCTTTTTTGAATCTTCTATATATTACCAATGAAAAAGAAATCATAGGAGTATTAAAGAATGTTAGCCAGACTTTTGAATACAATTTTAAATAA
- a CDS encoding DUF3703 domain-containing protein: protein MNLIIKEAFGKEMKIAKELYLSKKWDEAFTHLEKAHILGQRNAIPHTINHWWMLKVGIRKKDGKEILGQIIRLLVAGIGSLLGRAPIGNTGGSNVGIMTPLPISSDIAKLFIKTNLPLR from the coding sequence ATGAATCTAATTATTAAAGAAGCTTTTGGAAAAGAAATGAAAATTGCAAAGGAACTTTATTTATCAAAGAAATGGGACGAAGCTTTTACCCATTTAGAGAAAGCTCATATTTTGGGACAAAGAAATGCAATCCCTCATACAATCAATCATTGGTGGATGCTAAAAGTAGGAATCAGAAAGAAAGATGGAAAAGAAATTCTAGGTCAGATCATAAGACTCTTAGTCGCAGGAATAGGTTCACTGCTAGGAAGAGCACCTATAGGCAATACAGGTGGTTCCAATGTAGGGATTATGACTCCGTTACCTATCTCCAGCGATATTGCTAAACTTTTTATAAAAACAAATTTGCCGCTTCGGTAA
- a CDS encoding bifunctional DNA primase/polymerase, which yields MGNGNSNYYNLIDKRLPKKLQNLAYILLKKYVEYDEIKKKPVKKPLSGIKWADIKYSWNETYLDRVSEYFKLETRYNKTSRKHYLNNQLNIGLILDFTDLLVIDVDNAENTFKQLEIVSKFTSISNSKAISELLELFNNTFSVTSGNGGFHYYFRLENKPNSKYFTRKTKCLKLNKLLDFGDEQVLKSGLSEDQALDFDLLGTGNIILPPSKFFFKRTENKTVMSDDWEHNEYQIYNDNEILSIDESILDQIFDTSKNSKQNLIKKKVKQIPLLQNNILNLIKDFQTNDINQYSQAMIDELSKDQEASLIYKDYIQTQNPNVLVQFEEKKEIFLKTLLHDNYPYEFFYDQWKTKNCAYNNYSVNKPEVFRAKFLTNLYTSQFTKKYSEKLDRSSFEYGFIKSQLIRNIPIELIWTIIKHDFLGEVKITDRNYFIQLADKVQADMRASNRVSGDRIYHKLTNFSADTQCIDYTYYFKGSASNCAKIFQTIVERALKLASANNIIPKNNFHLNYESMYQISLLSGVSLQTTSRCLKKLESKRFIKIRKKTATLLNEDNEPEIKELIFLGTIEISRDMKFKLIDSSVYTPELLPELSKIKGIGNLGSILFTKLFDSEYSKNLKEIYQLFPNTKNKTTTIKQKLNLLVEYGFVEYNSELKAYKSSELGLSTKLKNAKDTEYKKSMLEFIAKVDPEHIPSDISNYRVTKNFKNGSRLRIPKLKPFNTFSHYSKEYSQNRTYWNEYKNTNYKEEKMRS from the coding sequence ATGGGAAACGGGAATTCAAATTATTATAATCTAATAGACAAAAGATTACCAAAAAAACTGCAAAACTTAGCATACATCTTACTTAAAAAGTATGTAGAGTATGATGAAATAAAAAAGAAGCCAGTAAAAAAACCTCTCAGCGGAATCAAATGGGCTGATATAAAATATAGTTGGAATGAAACCTACCTCGACAGAGTTTCCGAATACTTCAAACTAGAAACTCGTTACAATAAAACCTCCAGAAAACATTACTTAAATAACCAATTAAACATTGGGCTAATCCTTGATTTTACTGATTTGCTAGTCATTGATGTAGACAATGCAGAAAATACTTTCAAACAATTAGAAATAGTTTCGAAATTTACTTCTATTAGCAATTCCAAAGCTATTTCTGAATTATTAGAGCTTTTCAATAATACATTTTCAGTTACATCTGGAAATGGCGGTTTCCATTACTATTTCAGATTGGAAAACAAACCCAATTCGAAATATTTTACACGTAAAACCAAATGCCTAAAGTTAAATAAATTATTAGATTTTGGCGACGAACAAGTTTTAAAATCAGGATTATCCGAAGACCAAGCCTTGGACTTTGATTTGCTCGGCACTGGAAACATAATTCTACCCCCATCCAAATTCTTTTTCAAAAGAACGGAAAATAAAACGGTAATGTCTGATGATTGGGAGCATAATGAATATCAAATATACAATGATAATGAAATTCTAAGTATTGATGAGTCTATATTGGATCAGATTTTTGACACTTCAAAGAACAGTAAACAAAACTTGATCAAAAAGAAAGTAAAACAGATACCCCTCCTCCAAAATAATATACTAAATTTAATCAAAGATTTTCAAACCAATGACATTAATCAATATAGCCAGGCAATGATAGATGAGTTATCAAAAGATCAGGAGGCAAGTTTAATTTATAAAGATTATATTCAGACTCAAAATCCAAATGTCCTAGTTCAATTCGAAGAAAAAAAAGAAATCTTCCTGAAAACCTTACTCCATGACAACTACCCTTATGAATTTTTCTATGACCAATGGAAAACCAAGAATTGTGCCTATAATAATTATTCCGTCAACAAACCAGAAGTCTTCAGAGCAAAGTTTTTAACTAACCTTTATACATCACAATTTACAAAAAAGTATTCAGAAAAATTAGATAGATCATCATTCGAATATGGATTCATTAAATCGCAATTGATCAGAAACATTCCAATAGAATTAATCTGGACAATTATTAAACATGATTTCCTCGGAGAAGTAAAGATAACAGATCGCAATTATTTTATTCAATTAGCCGATAAAGTTCAAGCTGATATGAGGGCATCTAATAGGGTGTCTGGAGATAGAATCTACCATAAATTAACGAATTTTTCCGCCGACACGCAGTGCATAGACTATACATACTATTTTAAAGGCTCAGCATCTAACTGTGCAAAAATATTTCAAACGATAGTAGAGCGTGCTTTAAAACTTGCATCAGCAAATAATATAATTCCAAAAAATAATTTCCATTTAAATTATGAATCAATGTATCAAATTTCTCTTCTATCTGGAGTTAGCTTACAAACCACATCACGCTGTTTAAAAAAGCTAGAGTCTAAAAGATTTATAAAGATCCGAAAGAAAACAGCGACATTATTAAATGAAGATAATGAGCCAGAAATTAAAGAATTAATTTTTTTAGGTACTATTGAAATTAGCCGTGATATGAAATTCAAATTGATAGATTCATCTGTATACACTCCAGAACTCCTCCCTGAATTATCTAAAATAAAGGGAATTGGAAATCTTGGCTCAATATTATTTACAAAATTATTCGATTCAGAATATTCTAAAAATTTAAAAGAAATCTATCAGTTATTTCCAAACACTAAAAACAAAACAACGACCATAAAACAAAAGTTAAATTTATTAGTTGAGTATGGATTCGTGGAATATAATTCGGAACTAAAAGCATACAAATCTTCAGAATTAGGATTATCAACCAAACTCAAGAATGCAAAGGATACCGAATATAAAAAATCAATGCTTGAATTTATAGCCAAAGTCGATCCTGAACACATCCCTAGTGACATATCTAATTATAGAGTTACAAAAAATTTCAAAAACGGTAGTAGATTAAGAATTCCTAAATTGAAACCTTTTAATACATTCTCTCATTATTCTAAAGAATATTCACAGAATAGAACATATTGGAATGAGTATAAAAATACAAACTATAAGGAAGAAAAAATGCGATCATAA